AGTGATGAAAACCTTCAGAATGATAAGTACCTCATATCCTTGATGGATAAACAAGAAGGATGGGTTCCCATAAAAATTATAGCTGACTTCAAAAGGGTAAAACTCATATCATGAGCTTGACTTGCTTTCTTTTGCATTAGTCTGTTTTTTTCATCTGCGTTTTACCCTAATGTGctacttttaatttatttgtttttactcTTGAACTACAGGTTAAGATGATGACGATGGATGTAGAGTTTATTGTCTATGCGTTGGGATATTCTAGTTCTGTTGAAGTGCAGGTAAGACTACCATAACCACCTTGTTTCTTTGTTCTCACTTATCTTATTGATCATAACATGAAGTTCTGGTACTTTTATAGGGTGAGAAGATACGCAGGCGAGACGAGTGGGCTAAGTGGGTTCCTGCATCTAAAAGGTCAGACTCTGAGGAAAAAGTTGGAGACAATGACGGAGATTCCCCAGAGAGTACAACAAGCAGAGATAACTCTGAAAAACAGTCAAATGATACTTCAAAGCCTACTGCGTGCTCTTCAGAGGTAGAGGCTTGTTTCCTTTTGAGTAGAGAGATTCTGTAAAACTGCCAAATTTTGTTCCAGTTTATAGCTTTTTTTTGTGCTAAGGTACAGGGAGCTCAGCCATCAAGAACCGATGCTAATGGAAGTGATATCCTGAAATCATCATCAAGCGAACAAAGAAATATGGATGACTTGTCAACCGATTTTTCAAATACTTTCTTGCTTGATGAGGAAATAGATCTGGAGCATAAAAGCCCTAGAAGGAGTGGACTTTCCGTGTGCAAAAGGTAGTGCACGAGTTGATTACTCTTGATATCGGTTTCatccctctttttttttcattattccATTTTGGATATGAACCTTAAACTGCATATAAAGTATTGGAGTATGTGTTTTAAAGAGCGCTCTATTTAAGCGCCTTGTGGCGCAGGCGTTTGTGGCGCAGCCTAGAACGCCTTAGTCTCTAAGGTGTGGTGCAATCCACAAAGCCCTTTAGACCTTATGGCGAGggtttgtttcctttttattgaGACTTTGATGAACTCTTCGAAACCCTAACAAACTCTTCGAAACTTTTCTTTTATAACTTataaaaacttagaatcatgAAACAACTAATCTAATTCTATCTTCTAAGTTCCCACTTAGGGCCTCGATTACTGAGATTATCTTCGCTCATATACATAGTATTTCATTCCACTCATTGACATCTCCTTTGAGAATGTTTTCCGAGAAACTCCAAAAACTGActctttttaaatatacataaacTTCTTCGCTTATGAGGTCTTGTGCTAATTAAACACAGATTGGAGTTGACGCTTTGTTAATTTGAAATTCTGTAGAATTGAGGATGAAGACGATGATATTGCTGTTGATGATCATGATCATGATATTCAGAAACTTGTAATTGTCACCCAGGTATTACATGGAACTTGTTATATATTTGCTTAAACTCTTTCTTGGTGGAGTTAAGTATTCATATTACGTTGTATGCTGGACAGAATAGTGGGAGAAGTGATGGCACTGGAATCAGTGGGACAAAAGCAAAAAACATTCCTAAGGAGCTTGCCTCCACTATAAACGACGGTCTTTACTACTTTGAGCAGGTTAGGTTTTTTTTCCCCGACAGAATCATATGATTCTACCCTTTATGGAGTCTGATATCTATACACCAACGTGGTGAAACAGGAGCTGAAAAAGAATCGACCTGGTCGTAAGAAGAACAATTCCCATTTAGATAGCAGAGATGGAAAAGTGAAAGGCGGAGGACTGAACATTAAACTAGGTGAAAATTCCGCAGCGAATGGAGGTGAAGAGCATAGTATTAGGAGGAAGCAAAATAAGGGAACCCACAAAAATCAAATGGCCCATGTACGGAGGTTCTTTTCCGGCAACACAAGGAACCATGGGGCTGTTTCTGAAAGTCCGCCTAGTAGCTCCATTGGATTTTTCTTTGGTTCTACACCACCAGACAGTCATGGGTCAGTATCCTAGCAGTTCCATGATATTCCCAActcattctaatttttttgcctttcatgtttttaataattgtgTTTGTCTGACGTTTCGCAGCCACAGGCTTTCAAAATTGAGTTCATCACCACAGTACTCTCTCTCTGGCAGCAGTCCACCTGTGGGGTCTTTACCAAAATCATTTCCACATTTTCAACATCCGAGCCACCAACTGCTTGAAGAGAATGGGTTTAAGCAAGAAAAGTGAGTATATTTATTTGGTTATGCAACCTGACTTTATTGTATGGAGCATTACTTTTGGAAGGATAAGTTTGTAGCTTGAGTTCTTCTAATCTCACTCCTTTTTGATGCTGCCCATAGGTACTTGAAGTATCGCAAGCGGTGCTTAAACGAAAGAAAGAAGCTGGGCAGCGGATGCAGTGAGGTAAATTTTATGTCAACCTCCTATCGATTAGATATCCGAAACCTGTTTTCTGGAAATGCGTCTGAATCCTGGATGTTCTGTCTTCAGGAAATGAATCATTTGTACCGATTCTGGTCGTATTTCCTCAGAGAAACGTTTGTTCCGTCTATGTATGAAGATTTCCGGAAGTTTGCTCTTGAGGATGCAGCTGGCAATTACTACTATGGGTTGGAGTGTCTCTTTAGGTTCTATAGGTAATATCTGCATCTTTGAATTGAATCTCTCTTCTGTCTATTTCACTGCGGATAAGCTTTCTAGTTGAAACTCAGGCCACCAATATTTTGCTCTGTACAATGTCTACAGCTATGGCCTGGAGAAGCAATTCGATGAAGACCTTTACAAGGACTTTGAGCAGCTAACACTTGACTTCTACCACAAGGGAAACCTATATGGCTTGGAGAAATATTGGTAAGGGCTCTTCCCTCCTCTGAGATAAATATAATGCGATTCCTGTTGACGTCTCTAAAGATTAAATACTcgttttaatttatagaaaacgcTTGGTTGATTCTTGGTGGTGTCTCTAAAGACCATGTTCCTCTCTTGTGCAGGGCTTTCCACCATTACCGAGGGCAAAAAGAACCGATAAAGAAGCACCCTGAGCTAGAGAAGCTACTGAAGGAAGAATACCGCAGCTTAGATGATTTCCGAGCCAAGGATTCAGCCACCagccaaaaagaaaacaagtctCACTGATGACTTGAAAGAGACAGAAAAGCAGAGACATATCATAGGCTACTGCTTATCACTAAGCAAATGATCCTTAAACCTTGACCTACAATTTTTGTGCATCTCTTCTTCTGGGGGAAGAGACCAACCAAGTGAAGCCATAACTCTTGAGTTTTCAAGGATATTTTTCCTTGTTGGTGTAATCTCTTTTTTGTACATATAGggatttcattttctaattgctcaattttgaaaaaaaaagaacaagaaaaaagagaggTGGTTGTAGTCTGTAGAAACAATAAGAGATGTTTGTTTTACTTGAGATTATggtacattttttgtttttgtaaattttgttttcttgtagctTATTATTGTTGGCATATGTATACAGTATACTCCTGCATTATTTCATCTGTTGACTACATCTCAAAATGAATCCAAATAAGTGGTTAACTAATTTTATTGGTTTTAGAGCGATACGTTTGAGTAAATTCCAATGCATCGTGAAAGTAGCTCAAACctgaagtatattttttttcgtCAACACTTTAGTATGAATGTATGATTGTAGATTTTTAACGTTTTACAATGAACAGTTTAATACTTTCTGTTGATGGTTTTAATTCACTGAAACATTAGTAGTACTAGTTTTAGACGTTCCCAAACATCTTTCTTGTATATAATTGAATTAGTCCAGAAAATACCGATTTGATTATAACatagataaaatatatacacCAACAACGCCAAGAGTATCAGAGATAAAAGggttgatgaaaaaaaaaacacagatgAGGTATCGACTCTTAAGGGCATTTAAAAGTTTTGTCAGTCATAaccaaaataaactaaaatgccTTGGGCTTGACGTTTCCTTTAGCAGAAGAACATGGAGCTTGCAACATTCACGTTCAACTTTGGCATTGGTGGCACAGGGACTGCTCCAGGTATTGTGATCCCGCCATGGGTCAATGATGTCTCAGACAAAGACATGTCCTCAAACTTCATCACGGTTCCCATCTGTGCAGCCGCCAAATGAGCATAACAAACAGGTGCAACTGCGAGAAACAAAACGGTATTTGAGATAATGCAACCACCATGCATTGAGATTATTGCACATAGTGAAAAGCAGCAAACTCAGTAGtagtcaaacatattttcagaaaaaaaaataataatgatagtCGCAACAAACAAGTATAGCGATGCATCTGAACTAACACCAGTAGCTATGTTGAAAAGTTATGAGAATTTTACCGACTGAGATGGCAGTGGTGCTCCTCTGGTAGCTACAGTTATCAAATCAGACAAGTTTAGTAGACATTACTAGCACCATAAACAGATGAAGAGCTAAAAGGTGATGTAATGCTTACACATAGGATAGAGAATGAACAAGTTCTTGGAGGTCATCTGTCGAAAATCCAATCTCATCATAGAGCACATGGTAATGTGTTGGCCTTGTAGTTccctaaaacatcaacatcaataaataaaattttcattccATACATAAACAAGATTCATAATGGATTCCAGCAGAAGATTTTTAACAGAAATGAGGCATGTGGTTGTCTCATATAAGCAGCGGTTTTGAAGGAGGCTATTTACTTACAATCATTCCATTATGGGCACAGAGATAGAAGTCATTGTTGCGTGGGTGACAAATCTTGCTATCAATTATCGTTCCTGCAAGTCAAATGGTAAACATTTTTCAAGTCATTATAACTACAATGaccaaaagaaaatcatttctCAGGTCAAATAAGATTTTTACCTGGAGGAACATTGCCAGGGCCTTCAGCCTGGAAGAACTTGGTGTGGTGGTTCTTTTGGGCAATGATCACTGTGAACTTGGGTTCCCaattttcttcaacaaacttgcATGCCTAACCCAAGAAAATAACCAAGTTCATAAATGTCCAACAACATAcacttaataaattttatcctAAGAATCCATACCTGCATCATCTGATCCAATTCAATGTTAAGAACTTGATTGAACTGAGACTCACTCACACCATCCCTACATGTAAACATTAATAAACCAAGAGTTAACAAAAATTCATTATACTACTTTCACATGATAACttaataaatgtaaatataCCTGAAAATGATAATGTGCTCAGGTTTTCTCTTCTTCGAGCTTAAGTAAAAGTCCCACAAGAGCTCACTGAAAAGGGCATAAAGTTACATGAAAATGACAAAGCTCTGCCACTGCGAATGCAACTTAAAAGTCGAGGAAGTTAACCTGAAAATTCCATCATCAACGGGTTCTCCCTTTTCGTTAGTGGCGGGTTTGAAGAGATTATCAATCATTTCCACTTTCCGAGATTGTGTGCGCACACACGCCCTATATTTTGAGATAAGTGGCCATTCTATGGATCCCACAACCTatggtttcaaaacaaaaacatcaagtTACCAGAAATAGATAAGAGTTAGACTTAAACTCTCTATATATGGATGACATCATAAGAAAAGAGAATCAATATTACAGCAGCAACTGATGGTATGTCAGACTGGCCAGGGGAACCATGGGATACATCCATGCCAACAATGAAGGTAGGAACTTGCGTTACTAAAGGCATCATTGCTCGTGGTGAGCGCTCCATAGCTAACAGGGAGTTCAGTCCACCAAGCTGCGCATACAAACATAAAGAAATCAGTTCTTGTAATGTCTTTATAATCAATCTTGAAATTCTAAGTGACTGAAATTTCAGTGATCACCTTGGCATTTATCTTGAGGAGAACATTGGTGAGATACTGATCATTTATTTTGGGGGTAGGAGCAATACACTGCGTCACAATTCCTTCTTCAACAAGATTTCTCCTCTTCCAAGGCCCTGGAAAAttccaagaatttttttttacatttacattcattagtttataaaaagaaagagagagaatatATTCAAGAATAGTAGAATACAGTTATACCATAAACAAGAGAGTTTTTCTTTTCGGCAAGAATGCAAAGAATGAATTTTGGCTTTCCTTCTATTCCTTCTTTTCTGAGTTCAGATTGCATCTGCTCGAACATCTTTTCTACTCTGATATTGGCTGGTGCACCCCTATAATTAGGATCTTCTTGAAATACGACTTTGTATGGAGGATCTACgttctgaaagaaaaaaaaaaacaagggaataattaattaaaaagactGGTGCATTGCATATATGATTAAGTTTATAGGCAAGCAATAATCCATAAGAGAGCTTACGATTCCTTTCATCCTTCCACATCTAATCAAGTCAGAAATAAGCCTATTTGTATCACACCGAGCAGAGAAGTTCACAACAGCCCATTTAGTAACGGTGACTGGCTCAACAAGTTTCTGCAAAAAGAAAGATTCAACTAGTATCAAAGGTTTAAATATTCATCAACTGAGGAAAAGATAAACAACCTATGTACCTTATAATTGAAGTTCCAACGCCCATCGCGAGGTTGAAACTCCTCTCCATTGCCTACTTTCAGCTGTTTAGAGACAAGGACAGATAACTAACGTTTAACCTTcaagattcaaaaggagttACTTGATCAATGTTTACTTGCAAGAGAAGCAAGGTAAGCCATACCCTTGGTGCTGGTAAAACACGTCCCTCCACTTGAGTGAAGCTAGAGCCAATGCTGACACCACTTTCTTGCAACACCAGGTCAGCATTATAGTTGCTCTTCTTCAGACCCTTCAAGATGAATaacataaaaccaaaattaaacagaaaatattcagtctcaagGATAATAGAAAGAAGACCTACATTGGTTAGTGAAGCCATCCTTTCAGGTGGCCTCTGCCTAGACTTTTCTACCAGTGAAGCCCTCTGAAGACTATTAAGCGATTTTGTGTAACGCTGTAGACTCACAAGTTCACAGtgctgaaaatatataaaaaaaaacaactagtATTAGCATAACCTGTGCATAAATATTTCAAGAATACAAAAGAAGATAACAATAATGCACTAAAATTTACCTCAATAGGAATGAATGTTGGGCGTTTTGGCTTACCAACATTGATGCAAGGAAAGTCACCTGAATATCGCAGTGGAATACCGCGAAACTCGGTGAAGTACTTGTATACTGTAGTCTGAACTTCCTCAACTTCCCCCTTCTCGTTTTTAGAATTCCGAGTAAACCTATGTCAATCAAAGAAATATATGttagaaaaaaaactcaaagagatgtaaacatataattaaaaaataaacatcaaATCATTACATACATTTGATCTTTGCAGCGCTCTTCACTTAGTCCAGTTATCTTGTATTCTCTATTTGAGGGGGTAACCTGTACTCTAAGATTCTTGAGAGCACGTCTATCCTGATGAGAGAAAAATCAGATTAGTACTTCTCAAATATCAGTACAAAATAAGAAGATCATGATGTACCTTATTCCAGTCAAGATACTTTGGGTCTTTCACATTCTGATTTACAAGAAGGAAATCAACGACATGGCCTGGTTGTACTACCATCGTAGTTGAAGTGTCTAAAAGAAAATCGAAACCGAATAAAATCAAGTGTTTTAATAGCCAAAATGTTACAAAGAAGAGTCTAATAATACACATTAAATTCAGAAAAAGAGAATTTACCGATATTCAAGGACAAGCCTCCCTGAGTAGTTCTGAAGCTTGAGTGGAAGCCTCTCACACCAGTGACGCCTCCACCGATGTGTACAAAGTTCTGGACGTCATTGTGAAAAAATGACTGGCGAACAAGTAGGCATCCCTGCCTAGCTGCACTCTGGCGCAGAATAACATCGAGCACTCTTATAGCATCTTGAAGATAATCCGTTTCCTTTCCTTGAAGAGCGCTTGCAATAGCTTGCATGGGGATCCTTGCAGCATAGCTTATCTCAACCATGAACTTCTTGGATTGATTTGGTCGCCTCGATCTTTTCCTGTCTGCGTCATTTGATTCATTCGGGCTAGCATTTCCAGTGTTATTTCTGTAAAATAGAGTATCAAGTTCATCATAAATTTTGGAACAATCAACAGgtaaagatattttaaaaagcAAGAGGAAAGAAACTGAAATGTTGCACCTGCTAGAAGGTGTGTCTTCAAGAACGATAGAGAAATCCAGTTTGTTGCTGGGAAGAGCACCAACGGTGAACAAAGTCTTCTCGCCATCATAAGCAAAGTATTTGGATCCTAGATCAGTTCGATACGT
Above is a window of Brassica napus cultivar Da-Ae chromosome A10, Da-Ae, whole genome shotgun sequence DNA encoding:
- the LOC106371688 gene encoding la-related protein 1A isoform X2, yielding MMAETEGSLADDREVIGGFETKSPWKTTASPVETVDAPVMGAHSWPALADAQQPRPKNLPTAAPLSKAIPASIPAPAQGVAGQGKSKGGGKGNPAHKNLSGRHSKPGPKSNQSGPPPPPPPYVMHGVPYHPSPFPPMVPPPHATGPDFPYAPYPPYPVPGAPVAESGNEKKAQASPLPPVLPAPQGDHPGQPWQDQRGFGPRNMPHGAAGPRNFVRPPFMGQAPGFMVGPGSGFPGPVYYLPVPPPGAIRGYPLRYAPYPVNQGPPGQSPEKLDLKDRVIKQIEYYFSDENLQNDKYLISLMDKQEGWVPIKIIADFKRVKMMTMDVEFIVYALGYSSSVEVQGEKIRRRDEWAKWVPASKRSDSEEKVGDNDGDSPESTTSRDNSEKQSNDTSKPTACSSEGAQPSRTDANGSDILKSSSSEQRNMDDLSTDFSNTFLLDEEIDLEHKSPRRSGLSVCKRIEDEDDDIAVDDHDHDIQKLVIVTQNSGRSDGTGISGTKAKNIPKELASTINDGLYYFEQELKKNRPGRKKNNSHLDSRDGKVKGGGLNIKLGENSAANGGEEHSIRRKQNKGTHKNQMAHVRRFFSGNTRNHGAVSESPPSSSIGFFFGSTPPDSHGHRLSKLSSSPQYSLSGSSPPVGSLPKSFPHFQHPSHQLLEENGFKQEKYLKYRKRCLNERKKLGSGCSEEMNHLYRFWSYFLRETFVPSMYEDFRKFALEDAAGNYYYGLECLFRFYSYGLEKQFDEDLYKDFEQLTLDFYHKGNLYGLEKYWAFHHYRGQKEPIKKHPELEKLLKEEYRSLDDFRAKDSATSQKENKSH
- the LOC106371688 gene encoding la-related protein 1A isoform X1, which gives rise to MMAETEGSLADDREVIGGFETKSPWKTTASPVETVDAPVMGAHSWPALADAQQPRPKNLPTAAPLSKAIPASIPAPAQGVAGQGKSKGGGKGNPAHKNLSGRHSKPGPKSNQSGPPPPPPPYVMHGVPYHPSPFPPMVPPPHATGPDFPYAPYPPYPVPGAPVAESGNEKKAQASPLPPVLPAPQGDHPGQPWQDQRGFGPRNMPHGAAGPRNFVRPPFMGQAPGFMVGPGSGFPGPVYYLPVPPPGAIRGYPLRYAPYPVNQGPPGQSPEKLDLKDRVIKQIEYYFSDENLQNDKYLISLMDKQEGWVPIKIIADFKRVKMMTMDVEFIVYALGYSSSVEVQGEKIRRRDEWAKWVPASKRSDSEEKVGDNDGDSPESTTSRDNSEKQSNDTSKPTACSSEVQGAQPSRTDANGSDILKSSSSEQRNMDDLSTDFSNTFLLDEEIDLEHKSPRRSGLSVCKRIEDEDDDIAVDDHDHDIQKLVIVTQNSGRSDGTGISGTKAKNIPKELASTINDGLYYFEQELKKNRPGRKKNNSHLDSRDGKVKGGGLNIKLGENSAANGGEEHSIRRKQNKGTHKNQMAHVRRFFSGNTRNHGAVSESPPSSSIGFFFGSTPPDSHGHRLSKLSSSPQYSLSGSSPPVGSLPKSFPHFQHPSHQLLEENGFKQEKYLKYRKRCLNERKKLGSGCSEEMNHLYRFWSYFLRETFVPSMYEDFRKFALEDAAGNYYYGLECLFRFYSYGLEKQFDEDLYKDFEQLTLDFYHKGNLYGLEKYWAFHHYRGQKEPIKKHPELEKLLKEEYRSLDDFRAKDSATSQKENKSH
- the LOC106370426 gene encoding protein argonaute 9-like; the encoded protein is MGFDKGKGLPPPSPPVVPSNLVPEILEPIKKNTLLPMARRGSGTKGVKTHLLTNHFRVNFNNSNGHFFHYSVAITYEDGRPVEAKGIGRKILEKVQETYRTDLGSKYFAYDGEKTLFTVGALPSNKLDFSIVLEDTPSSRNNTGNASPNESNDADRKRSRRPNQSKKFMVEISYAARIPMQAIASALQGKETDYLQDAIRVLDVILRQSAARQGCLLVRQSFFHNDVQNFVHIGGGVTGVRGFHSSFRTTQGGLSLNIDTSTTMVVQPGHVVDFLLVNQNVKDPKYLDWNKDRRALKNLRVQVTPSNREYKITGLSEERCKDQMFTRNSKNEKGEVEEVQTTVYKYFTEFRGIPLRYSGDFPCINVGKPKRPTFIPIEHCELVSLQRYTKSLNSLQRASLVEKSRQRPPERMASLTNGLKKSNYNADLVLQESGVSIGSSFTQVEGRVLPAPRLKVGNGEEFQPRDGRWNFNYKKLVEPVTVTKWAVVNFSARCDTNRLISDLIRCGRMKGINVDPPYKVVFQEDPNYRGAPANIRVEKMFEQMQSELRKEGIEGKPKFILCILAEKKNSLVYGPWKRRNLVEEGIVTQCIAPTPKINDQYLTNVLLKINAKLGGLNSLLAMERSPRAMMPLVTQVPTFIVGMDVSHGSPGQSDIPSVAAVVGSIEWPLISKYRACVRTQSRKVEMIDNLFKPATNEKGEPVDDGIFSELLWDFYLSSKKRKPEHIIIFRDGVSESQFNQVLNIELDQMMQACKFVEENWEPKFTVIIAQKNHHTKFFQAEGPGNVPPGTIIDSKICHPRNNDFYLCAHNGMIGTTRPTHYHVLYDEIGFSTDDLQELVHSLSYVYQRSTTAISVVAPVCYAHLAAAQMGTVMKFEDMSLSETSLTHGGITIPGAVPVPPMPKLNVNVASSMFFC